The following are encoded together in the Halopiger aswanensis genome:
- a CDS encoding SprT family zinc-dependent metalloprotease, with product MSDASDGESLTIDDEIVARARIHAREVAGEGGDGEYELPVDLEALEWDVSARARRRAGACRWDRTREVATIVLARRAYEQYEWPEFAAVVRHELVHAWEFQQFGESGHGRRFRERAADLEAPRHCRAFAEPRYVLRCRDEDCDWRATRHRASQPVKAPEQYRCGSCGGAYAVEHVESGRTWATASEYGGVKAALGDDW from the coding sequence GTGTCCGACGCGTCCGACGGAGAGTCGCTTACGATCGACGACGAGATCGTCGCCCGAGCGCGGATTCACGCCCGCGAGGTTGCCGGCGAGGGTGGTGACGGCGAGTACGAATTGCCCGTCGATCTCGAGGCCCTCGAGTGGGACGTCTCGGCTCGGGCCCGCCGCCGCGCGGGGGCGTGTCGCTGGGACCGGACTCGGGAGGTCGCGACGATCGTCCTCGCGCGGCGCGCCTACGAGCAGTACGAGTGGCCGGAGTTCGCCGCGGTCGTCCGCCACGAACTCGTCCACGCCTGGGAGTTCCAACAGTTCGGCGAGTCCGGGCACGGACGGCGATTCCGCGAGCGGGCGGCCGACCTCGAGGCGCCGCGTCACTGTCGGGCGTTCGCGGAGCCGCGGTACGTCCTTCGCTGTCGCGACGAGGATTGTGACTGGCGAGCGACGCGACATCGCGCCTCGCAACCGGTGAAGGCGCCCGAGCAGTACCGCTGTGGGAGTTGCGGCGGCGCCTACGCGGTCGAACACGTCGAGAGCGGGCGGACGTGGGCGACGGCTAGTGAGTACGGCGGCGTGAAGGCAGCGCTCGGCGACGACTGGTAG
- a CDS encoding PadR family transcriptional regulator, whose protein sequence is MYDLTGFQRDLLYVIAGQDEPHGLAIKEELEDYYESEIHHGRLYPNLDTIVDKGLVEKGQADRRTNFYTLTRRGRRELEARRDWEQQYVADLFEDD, encoded by the coding sequence ATGTACGATTTAACGGGCTTCCAGCGGGACCTCCTGTACGTCATCGCCGGACAAGACGAGCCACACGGCCTCGCAATCAAGGAGGAACTCGAGGACTACTACGAATCGGAGATCCACCACGGTCGCCTGTATCCGAATCTCGACACGATCGTTGACAAGGGCCTCGTCGAGAAGGGGCAGGCGGACCGGCGAACGAACTTCTACACCCTCACCCGGCGCGGCCGGCGCGAGCTGGAAGCGCGACGCGACTGGGAACAGCAGTACGTCGCCGACCTCTTCGAAGACGACTGA